A genomic window from Ferrimicrobium sp. includes:
- the fdhA gene encoding formaldehyde dehydrogenase, glutathione-independent, which translates to MPGNKAVAYIGPRHVEVQNIDYPKLELRDGPGVSPSNVGRQCPHGVILKVVATNICGSDQHMVRGRTTAPSGLVLGHEITGEVVEAGPGVEFIKVGDLVSTPFNIACGRCKNCKERKTGVCLNVNPDGYGAAYGYVDMGGWVGGQAQYVMVPYADWNLLKFPDKDQAMEKILDLTMLSDIFPTGYHGAYTAGVTTGSTVYVAGAGPVGLACAYSALLLGAAVVIVGDMNPDRLAQARSFGCETVDLRTDAPLTDMIAEIIGEPQVDAAVDCVGFEARGHGAGAGEAPATVLNDIMTVTSPGGSLGIPGLYVTGDPGGIDEEAKIGSLRVRLGLGWAKSLAFTTGQCPVMKYHRGLMMSILHDRAHIAKAVNATVIPLDDAPKGYADFDKGVAKKFVLDPNGYLAGLISH; encoded by the coding sequence ATGCCGGGAAACAAAGCGGTCGCCTACATAGGACCGCGTCACGTAGAGGTCCAGAATATCGACTATCCGAAGCTCGAATTGCGTGATGGGCCTGGCGTGAGCCCCAGCAATGTGGGGCGTCAGTGCCCCCATGGGGTTATCCTGAAAGTGGTGGCCACCAACATTTGCGGCAGCGACCAACACATGGTGCGTGGCCGCACTACCGCGCCTTCTGGTTTAGTTCTCGGGCATGAGATCACGGGTGAGGTCGTGGAAGCCGGACCTGGAGTCGAGTTCATCAAGGTGGGTGACCTCGTTTCCACGCCCTTCAACATCGCCTGTGGTCGCTGCAAGAACTGCAAAGAGCGTAAGACCGGTGTCTGTCTCAATGTCAACCCTGATGGTTACGGGGCGGCATACGGATATGTGGATATGGGCGGTTGGGTCGGAGGTCAGGCTCAGTACGTGATGGTGCCCTACGCTGACTGGAACCTTCTCAAGTTCCCCGACAAGGACCAGGCGATGGAGAAGATCCTGGACCTCACGATGCTCTCAGACATATTTCCTACGGGCTATCACGGTGCCTACACGGCTGGTGTCACGACCGGTTCGACCGTCTACGTAGCAGGTGCTGGTCCGGTAGGCCTTGCCTGTGCGTACTCGGCACTGCTTTTGGGGGCCGCGGTCGTGATTGTGGGCGACATGAACCCTGACCGTCTCGCCCAGGCGCGCAGCTTTGGGTGCGAAACGGTCGATCTGCGCACAGATGCCCCCCTCACGGACATGATCGCCGAGATCATCGGTGAGCCGCAAGTGGACGCAGCAGTGGACTGTGTTGGCTTCGAGGCCAGGGGGCACGGAGCAGGCGCTGGCGAGGCGCCAGCGACAGTCCTGAACGACATCATGACCGTCACTTCTCCCGGGGGAAGCCTTGGGATCCCCGGCCTGTACGTGACTGGTGACCCCGGTGGGATAGACGAGGAAGCGAAGATTGGCTCTTTGCGGGTACGTCTTGGTCTTGGTTGGGCCAAGTCTCTCGCGTTCACCACGGGCCAGTGCCCGGTGATGAAATACCACCGTGGGCTCATGATGTCGATCCTCCACGATCGAGCCCACATCGCCAAGGCCGTGAACGCAACGGTCATCCCTCTCGATGACGCGCCAAAGGGATACGCTGATTTCGACAAGGGCGTGGCGAAAAAGTTCGTGCTCGACCCCAACGGCTACCTTGCAGGCCTGATCAGTCACTGA